Proteins encoded within one genomic window of Aerococcus viridans:
- a CDS encoding recombinase family protein — MKYGYARVSTAKQDLQTQINALKAENCQVIYQDKLSGRDTKRPQFLKLLSKLKAGDMLVVTKLDRLARSTQEALKIIKDLFDREVTVHILNLGRIENTPTGKLIYTVFSAFADFERDLIVERTQEGKALARQNGTLKDGRPPKYKKAQLDHALALKKEHTYTEITAMTGISKSTLIRYQKKVEGVDENTRH, encoded by the coding sequence ATGAAATATGGCTATGCTCGAGTGAGTACCGCTAAACAAGATTTACAAACACAAATTAATGCCTTAAAAGCAGAAAATTGTCAGGTCATTTATCAGGATAAATTATCAGGACGTGATACCAAACGTCCACAATTTTTAAAATTGTTAAGCAAGTTGAAAGCAGGGGATATGCTTGTCGTCACCAAACTAGATAGGCTAGCTAGAAGTACGCAGGAAGCCCTAAAGATTATTAAAGACTTATTTGATAGGGAAGTCACTGTACATATTTTAAATCTTGGACGTATTGAAAATACACCAACAGGCAAATTGATTTATACCGTATTTAGTGCCTTTGCGGATTTTGAGCGTGATCTGATTGTGGAACGTACACAAGAAGGCAAAGCCTTAGCACGTCAAAATGGAACGTTAAAAGACGGTAGACCACCTAAATATAAAAAGGCACAATTAGACCACGCATTAGCCTTGAAAAAAGAACATACTTATACTGAAATTACAGCAATGACAGGGATTAGTAAAAGTACGCTGATTCGCTATCAAAAGAAAGTAGAAGGTGTTGATGAAAATACTCGCCATTAA
- a CDS encoding heavy metal translocating P-type ATPase: METTKEQHSQEKEKHNHDHDHNHGKMPIILYFIGLALAIVALFLSGEYQLIKNIMFSLATISAGYHVIVLEGLGETIENTKANNKFTPNSHILMGLAAIGASAIGNFWEGTLLILIFSGAHFLEDYAEGRSKREITKLLEMNPTTARLILPDGNTKIVDVSELKVGDQLQVLNGDQVPIDGVILSGSTSIDESSINGESIPKEKSKGDYVFGSTINGTGTFTMEVTKENKDTVFSKILQLVNQNQDNQTKAASIIQKFEPKYVTVVLIAIPLFMLLAPFLLDWTWSQSIYRGLVLLVAASPCALAAATVSVTLSTTSNLAKKGVLSKGSSYLSQLADTQAIAFDKTGTLTKGKPEVTNYYFADSVNEENMIDIVVALEKESNHPLADAILRKFEQKNQLTIEVENQIGKGLTGDYNGKNYRIGKPTSFDEVANEYIRLNNEWASEGKTVVYVAEDENVIGLIALMDVPSEHAKETIKYFKEQGIHTTLITGDSEMTGKAVAEQLGIDEVIANVMPEDKSRIIDEQKEKYGVTAMVGDGVNDAPALVNANVGIAMGDGTDVAVEVSDLVLMQNDLSKLVKAHGISSKMNRVIWQNILFSMAVVAFLVVVSLLGLTDIAISVTIHEGSTLVVILNGLRLLKSN; encoded by the coding sequence AAAAACATCATGTTCTCACTCGCCACAATTAGTGCGGGCTATCATGTCATTGTTCTGGAAGGTCTTGGAGAGACAATTGAGAATACAAAAGCAAATAATAAGTTTACGCCTAATTCTCATATTTTAATGGGATTAGCGGCTATAGGAGCTTCAGCGATAGGGAATTTTTGGGAAGGAACGTTGTTGATTCTCATTTTTTCAGGCGCACATTTCCTGGAAGATTACGCTGAAGGAAGAAGTAAACGAGAAATCACGAAATTACTCGAAATGAATCCAACGACTGCTCGGTTAATTTTGCCTGATGGGAATACAAAGATTGTTGATGTCAGTGAATTAAAAGTGGGAGATCAACTTCAAGTATTGAATGGCGATCAAGTCCCCATTGATGGCGTCATTTTGTCAGGCTCTACGTCCATTGATGAGTCGTCTATTAATGGAGAAAGTATCCCAAAAGAGAAGTCCAAAGGAGACTACGTTTTCGGAAGTACAATCAATGGAACAGGTACTTTCACAATGGAAGTCACTAAAGAAAATAAAGATACAGTATTTTCAAAAATTTTACAGTTAGTAAACCAGAACCAAGACAACCAAACAAAAGCTGCGAGTATAATCCAAAAATTTGAACCGAAATACGTTACAGTTGTTTTAATTGCCATTCCGTTATTCATGTTATTGGCTCCTTTTCTCCTAGACTGGACATGGTCACAAAGTATCTATAGAGGATTGGTCCTTTTAGTGGCAGCTTCACCCTGTGCTTTAGCAGCAGCTACTGTATCGGTAACTTTATCGACGACTTCTAACTTGGCCAAAAAAGGCGTCCTTTCAAAAGGTAGTTCTTACCTGTCTCAATTAGCCGATACTCAAGCCATTGCATTTGATAAGACCGGAACTTTGACCAAAGGAAAACCTGAAGTAACCAATTATTATTTTGCTGATTCCGTGAACGAAGAAAATATGATTGATATCGTGGTAGCTCTTGAAAAAGAATCCAATCACCCCTTAGCAGATGCCATTCTAAGAAAGTTTGAACAAAAAAATCAACTGACTATTGAAGTAGAAAATCAGATTGGTAAAGGGTTGACAGGAGATTACAACGGCAAAAATTATCGGATCGGAAAACCAACTTCATTTGACGAGGTTGCAAATGAATATATTCGTTTAAATAATGAGTGGGCATCAGAAGGTAAGACAGTCGTATATGTAGCAGAAGATGAGAATGTCATTGGACTTATAGCTCTCATGGACGTTCCAAGTGAACATGCAAAAGAAACTATTAAATACTTTAAAGAACAAGGCATACACACCACTCTAATCACTGGCGACTCAGAAATGACAGGAAAAGCAGTTGCTGAACAATTAGGAATAGATGAAGTAATCGCGAATGTCATGCCAGAAGATAAATCTCGAATTATAGACGAGCAAAAAGAGAAATACGGCGTAACAGCAATGGTGGGTGATGGTGTAAATGATGCCCCAGCCCTTGTGAATGCAAATGTAGGGATTGCCATGGGAGACGGAACCGATGTAGCAGTAGAGGTGTCTGATTTAGTTTTAATGCAGAATGACTTATCTAAATTGGTTAAAGCTCATGGAATTTCTTCTAAAATGAATCGTGTCATATGGCAAAACATCCTTTTTTCAATGGCAGTCGTAGCCTTTTTAGTTGTAGTGAGTTTATTAGGTCTAACAGATATAGCAATCAGTGTCACTATTCATGAAGGAAGTACGTTGGTCGTTATTCTGAATGGACTTCGTTTATTAAAATCTAATTAA
- a CDS encoding mercuric transporter MerT family protein → MKERVVAIASMFSAFLASLCUIGLAILIPLGLSGLAGTLAVTFAPYRIWFIVITVIMLSFAHLLVWKQKNSSKKTKKLLWVSTIVSGVMLIYTLFSQGI, encoded by the coding sequence ATGAAAGAAAGAGTTGTTGCAATTGCTTCGATGTTTTCAGCTTTTTTAGCAAGTCTTTGTTGAATTGGCTTAGCGATCTTAATACCACTTGGTCTAAGTGGTTTAGCTGGAACACTTGCCGTTACGTTTGCGCCATATCGAATTTGGTTTATTGTTATCACTGTTATTATGCTTTCTTTTGCTCATTTACTTGTATGGAAACAAAAAAATAGTTCAAAGAAAACGAAGAAGTTGTTATGGGTTAGTACAATCGTTTCTGGGGTAATGCTTATCTATACATTGTTCAGTCAGGGGATATAA
- the merA gene encoding mercury(II) reductase, with protein MNKFKINIQGMTCTGCEEHVAVALENVGAKNIEASFCRGEAVFELPDDIGVESAKKAIDEAKYQPGEIEEVQSEEKIVLGDEGDYDLLIIGSGGAAFSAAIKSVEYGAKVAMIERGTVGGTCVNIGCVPSKTLLRAGEINHLAKVNPFIGLQTSAGKVELAPLVKHKEELVSELRNQKYVNLIDEYGFELIEGEAIFVDENTVEVNGKKLSAKRFLIATGVSPSLPPISGLEKVDYLTSTTLLELKTVPKRLTVIGSGYIGMELGQLFHNLGSEVTLMQRSERLLKEYDQEISEAVEKALIEQGINLVKGATFERVEQEGQIKKVHVTVDGKKKVVESEQLLVATGRKPNTDALKLSAAGVEVGKRKEILINDYARTSNEKIYAAGDVTLGPQFVYVAAYEGGIVADNAIGGLNKKLDLSVVPGVIFTNPSIATVGLTEEQAKEKGYEVKKSVLPLDAVPRAIVNRETTGVFKLVADAKTSKLLGVHIVSENAGDVIYAATLAVKFGLTVEDLKDSLAPYLTMAEGLKLAALTFDKDVSKLSCCAG; from the coding sequence ATGAATAAATTTAAGATAAATATTCAAGGAATGACTTGTACAGGTTGTGAAGAACATGTAGCCGTAGCACTTGAAAATGTGGGAGCTAAGAACATTGAAGCTAGTTTTTGTCGTGGTGAAGCAGTATTTGAATTACCCGATGATATTGGGGTGGAAAGTGCAAAAAAGGCAATTGATGAAGCAAAATACCAGCCTGGAGAAATAGAAGAAGTACAATCTGAAGAAAAAATAGTTTTAGGTGATGAGGGAGACTATGACTTACTTATCATTGGTTCTGGCGGGGCTGCTTTTTCGGCTGCGATTAAATCGGTTGAATATGGGGCAAAAGTAGCTATGATTGAGCGTGGAACCGTTGGGGGAACATGTGTAAATATTGGTTGTGTGCCATCAAAAACACTTCTTAGAGCTGGGGAAATCAATCATTTGGCAAAAGTCAACCCATTTATAGGTTTACAAACATCTGCTGGAAAAGTGGAATTAGCTCCTTTAGTAAAGCATAAAGAAGAGTTAGTAAGCGAACTTCGGAATCAAAAATATGTCAATTTAATTGATGAATATGGCTTTGAGTTAATTGAAGGTGAAGCAATATTTGTTGATGAAAATACAGTTGAAGTTAACGGGAAGAAACTTTCTGCAAAGCGTTTCTTAATTGCAACGGGCGTTTCTCCTTCCTTACCGCCGATTTCAGGACTTGAAAAAGTGGATTATCTAACAAGTACAACATTACTTGAATTAAAAACGGTACCAAAACGATTAACGGTTATTGGTTCAGGATATATCGGAATGGAACTTGGGCAATTGTTTCATAATTTAGGTTCAGAAGTCACGCTTATGCAAAGAAGTGAGCGACTTTTAAAAGAATATGATCAAGAAATTTCAGAAGCCGTAGAAAAAGCGTTAATTGAACAAGGTATTAACCTTGTAAAAGGGGCAACTTTTGAGCGTGTAGAACAAGAGGGGCAAATCAAAAAGGTTCATGTAACAGTAGATGGTAAGAAAAAAGTGGTGGAATCAGAGCAGTTACTTGTTGCAACAGGAAGAAAACCAAATACAGATGCTTTGAAATTAAGTGCCGCAGGGGTTGAAGTTGGAAAACGAAAAGAAATCCTGATAAATGACTACGCTAGGACAAGTAATGAAAAGATTTATGCTGCAGGCGATGTAACATTAGGACCTCAATTCGTTTATGTAGCAGCATATGAAGGTGGAATTGTTGCCGATAATGCGATTGGCGGATTAAATAAAAAATTAGATTTATCCGTTGTTCCTGGCGTAATTTTTACAAATCCTTCGATTGCAACGGTTGGTTTAACAGAAGAACAAGCAAAAGAAAAAGGCTATGAAGTAAAAAAATCTGTATTGCCTTTAGATGCAGTTCCAAGAGCAATAGTAAATCGTGAAACAACAGGCGTTTTTAAGCTTGTTGCCGATGCAAAAACTTCAAAATTACTAGGGGTTCATATCGTATCTGAAAATGCAGGAGATGTGATATATGCGGCGACATTAGCCGTTAAGTTTGGATTAACAGTCGAGGATTTAAAAGACAGCCTTGCACCATATTTAACAATGGCAGAAGGATTAAAATTAGCTGCTCTTACCTTTGATAAGGATGTTTCGAAATTATCTTGTTGTGCAGGGTAA
- a CDS encoding IS3 family transposase, whose amino-acid sequence MKGLTRGQVAKATNMNIETIRYYERRGLISDPPRNNVGYRMYPQEVIQDIELIKRAQDLGFMLEEIKDLLAASKGDKEFHSQEMLGFASGKIKEMEKKIRDLNEMKLLKLKAVIRQKRYNYKPHTPNHVAENILNRAFQEEYKPMEVLLTDVTELPYGNNSKAYLSGILDYGVQKIIAFKLSHHNNNALARDTFSQIENQLIPNKTLIHRDRGFQYTSHFFREYISRNDVIHSMSRVGKCIDNGPMESFWGILKSEMPQLEAYDTFEELNDALQSYIEFYNMERVPLSMGLRIPA is encoded by the coding sequence ATGAAAGGTTTGACTAGAGGTCAAGTAGCAAAAGCAACGAATATGAATATCGAAACCATTCGATACTATGAAAGGCGTGGTTTGATTTCAGATCCTCCTCGAAATAATGTTGGATACAGAATGTATCCTCAAGAAGTGATTCAGGACATTGAATTAATCAAACGGGCTCAGGATCTAGGGTTTATGTTGGAAGAAATTAAAGATCTCTTAGCAGCATCTAAAGGGGACAAGGAATTTCATTCACAAGAAATGCTCGGATTTGCATCAGGGAAAATTAAAGAAATGGAAAAAAAGATTCGTGATTTAAACGAAATGAAATTATTGAAATTAAAAGCTGTTATTCGTCAAAAAAGATATAATTACAAACCGCATACACCTAATCATGTGGCAGAAAACATCTTAAATAGAGCATTCCAAGAAGAATACAAGCCAATGGAAGTGCTACTTACAGATGTAACAGAATTACCTTACGGTAATAATTCAAAAGCATATCTAAGCGGTATTTTAGATTACGGTGTCCAAAAAATAATAGCGTTCAAACTCTCACACCACAATAACAATGCCTTAGCTCGAGATACGTTTTCACAAATTGAAAATCAACTTATCCCGAATAAAACATTGATCCACAGGGATCGTGGATTTCAATATACTTCTCATTTTTTTAGAGAATATATTTCTAGAAACGATGTAATACATAGCATGTCCAGAGTGGGTAAATGTATAGATAACGGTCCGATGGAAAGCTTCTGGGGTATTCTGAAATCAGAAATGCCACAATTAGAAGCATACGATACGTTTGAAGAGTTAAATGATGCACTTCAATCTTATATTGAATTTTATAATATGGAGCGAGTTCCACTTAGCATGGGATTACGTATTCCAGCATAA
- the merF gene encoding mercury resistance system transport protein MerF, with amino-acid sequence MKHKKTFIAGLIGTFLVLLCWATPILVILLGTLGLGAITGYLDFVLIPILAVFLGLTFYAYSKYEKSYKNKKM; translated from the coding sequence ATGAAACATAAAAAGACCTTTATTGCAGGGCTTATAGGTACATTTTTGGTTTTGTTATGTTGGGCTACGCCTATTTTAGTTATTTTATTAGGTACGCTTGGATTAGGTGCAATAACAGGCTATTTAGATTTTGTTCTGATTCCTATTTTAGCTGTTTTTCTTGGTTTAACTTTTTATGCTTATTCTAAATATGAAAAATCATATAAAAATAAGAAGATGTAA
- a CDS encoding ISL3 family transposase, with product MSHTSIIKQLCGIYDNNIDITIPKSMHLLPLEKYHEINHFVLHGVLTYKPKACMHCGVKNTGNRDIIKHGFKPAIIRLPNTATNPVLLKLQKQRFYCKHCAQTFIAETPLVEKFCCISKTIKSQISSELVETQSMRLIAKRYHVSSPTVARTLMKASMGLSPKGNYLPNHLGVDEFKSTNRVANAMSAVLVDTHNRRLIDIVVDRKQASLIDYFSSFTWTARSSVKTVSIDLYTPYLEVIRTCFPNAKIVIDRFHIVKLLNETINSIRIKVMNAIKTSRPSDYNKLKKQWKLLLKNAEDLNFTDTHYVRQFGEAISEQRIVDYLLSISHELLVTYTLMNELKYAISTHDINIFNEILRGTKNQTLPSRTRRTIRTLAKFLPYIHNALKYTVSNGPTEGINNKIKLIKRTGFGYSNFHHLRARILVQFKLNYKPSNPKPYTFDGMAS from the coding sequence ATGTCCCATACATCTATTATAAAACAACTTTGCGGTATTTACGACAATAATATTGATATTACAATACCAAAATCTATGCATCTGTTGCCACTTGAAAAGTATCATGAAATAAATCATTTCGTTTTACATGGGGTTCTTACGTACAAGCCTAAGGCTTGTATGCACTGTGGTGTAAAGAATACTGGTAATCGAGATATCATCAAACATGGCTTTAAACCAGCTATCATTCGATTACCGAACACAGCTACTAATCCTGTTTTACTTAAATTACAGAAGCAACGCTTTTATTGTAAACATTGTGCACAAACTTTTATCGCTGAAACACCATTAGTTGAAAAATTTTGCTGTATTTCTAAAACCATTAAAAGTCAAATTAGCTCCGAATTGGTTGAAACGCAATCTATGCGGTTAATCGCTAAACGTTATCATGTCTCTTCTCCAACAGTGGCCAGAACTTTAATGAAAGCAAGTATGGGACTATCACCTAAGGGAAATTATCTCCCGAATCACCTCGGTGTAGATGAGTTTAAATCGACTAATCGTGTAGCCAATGCGATGAGTGCTGTCCTTGTGGACACGCATAATAGAAGGCTAATTGATATTGTCGTTGATAGAAAACAAGCGTCGCTCATCGATTACTTTTCTTCTTTTACCTGGACTGCTCGAAGCAGCGTGAAGACAGTTTCGATTGATTTATATACACCTTATCTAGAGGTCATCCGCACATGTTTCCCTAATGCGAAGATTGTCATTGATCGATTCCATATAGTAAAGCTGTTGAATGAAACAATCAATTCTATTCGTATTAAAGTGATGAATGCTATCAAAACAAGCCGTCCATCGGACTACAATAAACTCAAAAAACAATGGAAATTGTTGTTAAAGAACGCTGAAGATTTAAATTTCACGGATACACATTATGTTCGTCAATTTGGTGAAGCGATATCAGAACAACGTATTGTTGATTATCTTTTGAGTATCTCACACGAACTTTTAGTTACTTATACCCTGATGAATGAACTAAAATATGCCATTTCAACTCATGATATCAATATTTTCAATGAAATCCTACGTGGGACTAAGAACCAAACTTTGCCAAGTCGTACGAGAAGAACTATCAGAACATTAGCCAAATTCTTGCCTTATATACATAACGCTTTAAAATATACTGTATCAAATGGTCCTACCGAAGGTATTAATAATAAAATTAAATTAATTAAACGAACAGGTTTTGGATATTCGAACTTCCATCATTTACGTGCAAGAATTTTAGTCCAATTCAAATTAAATTACAAACCATCCAATCCTAAACCTTATACATTTGATGGGATGGCAAGCTAA
- a CDS encoding IS6-like element IS1216 family transposase, which translates to MNHFKGKQFQQDVIIVAVGYYLRYNLSYREVQEILYDRGINVSHTTIYRWVQEYGKLLYPIWKKKNKKSFYSWKMDETYIKIKGKWHYLYRAIDADGLTLDIWLRKKRDTQAAYAFLKRLVKQFDEPKVVVTDKAPSITSAFKKLKEYGGFYQGTEHRTIKYLNNLIEQDHRPVKRRNKFYRSLRTASTTIKGMEAIRGLYKKARKEGTLFGFSVCTEIKVLLGIPA; encoded by the coding sequence ATGAATCATTTTAAAGGAAAGCAATTTCAGCAGGATGTGATTATTGTAGCCGTGGGCTACTATCTTCGTTATAACCTTAGCTATCGTGAAGTTCAAGAAATCTTATATGATCGTGGCATTAACGTTTCTCATACGACGATTTATCGTTGGGTGCAAGAATATGGCAAACTACTCTATCCAATTTGGAAAAAGAAAAATAAAAAATCCTTTTATTCATGGAAAATGGATGAAACGTACATCAAAATTAAAGGAAAATGGCATTATTTGTATCGAGCCATCGATGCAGATGGTTTAACCTTGGATATTTGGTTACGTAAAAAACGGGACACACAAGCAGCCTATGCTTTTCTTAAGCGGTTAGTGAAGCAGTTTGATGAACCGAAGGTTGTAGTCACAGATAAAGCCCCCTCTATTACAAGTGCCTTTAAGAAACTAAAAGAATACGGCGGCTTTTATCAAGGGACAGAACATCGTACCATTAAATACCTGAATAATTTGATTGAACAAGACCATCGTCCAGTAAAGAGACGCAATAAATTCTATCGAAGTTTACGCACTGCCTCTACCACGATTAAAGGCATGGAAGCCATTCGAGGATTATATAAGAAAGCCCGAAAAGAAGGCACTCTCTTCGGGTTTTCAGTCTGTACTGAGATCAAGGTATTATTGGGAATCCCAGCTTAA
- the merR gene encoding Hg(II)-responsive transcriptional regulator — protein sequence MSYRITAFAEKCGVNKETIRYYEQKNLLQEPSRTKAGYRIYSYDDVKRVGFIKRIQRLGFSLNEIYKLFGVVDKDEVRCQDMFEFVSKKQKEVQKQIEDLKRIETMLDDLKQRCPDEKSLHACPIIETLIEEE from the coding sequence GTGAGTTATCGTATTACTGCATTTGCAGAAAAATGTGGGGTAAATAAAGAGACGATTAGATATTACGAACAAAAAAATTTATTACAAGAACCTTCCCGAACGAAAGCTGGTTATCGGATATATTCATATGATGACGTTAAGCGTGTTGGGTTTATTAAACGAATACAGAGACTTGGATTTTCTTTAAACGAGATTTATAAATTATTTGGTGTTGTAGATAAAGATGAAGTTCGTTGTCAAGATATGTTCGAATTTGTTTCTAAAAAACAAAAGGAAGTTCAAAAACAAATAGAGGATTTAAAACGAATTGAAACTATGTTAGACGACTTAAAACAACGATGTCCAGATGAAAAAAGTTTACATGCTTGTCCGATAATTGAAACCCTAATTGAGGAAGAATGA
- a CDS encoding alanine/glycine:cation symporter family protein gives MESFIEQFMGINDVVNDLVWGWPLLFLILGTGAFVMVRTGFVPITKFGYAMKQTFFKMFAKEQVGEGEVTAFQAVSTALAASVGTGNIAGVGTAIAIGGPGAVFWMWLAAVVGMATKYAEVVLSIEYREKTEDGRYVGGPMYYLETGAKKKWLAVLFAIFGTTATFGIGNMVQSNSVADSLNTTFNIDPLITGLVLAVAVALVTIGGIKQIGRVTSVLVPFMAAVYILGGLLIIFLNIELVPAAFGVIFRDAFTGSAALGGFVGSTLTMAIRFGIARGVFTNEAGLGSAPIAHAAATTDHPVRQGLWGIFEVFADTLVLCTITALVIVMTGAWGSGEDGAALTTVAFEEGMPFGGYIVTFGLVFFAFSTLLGWSYYGERCMEYLFGSKSIVIYRLIFIPLIVVGAIGGLRAVWALADTLNGLMAIPNLIGLLLLSPVVVRLTKNYFGKDGIYRNEKQGND, from the coding sequence ATGGAGAGTTTTATTGAGCAGTTCATGGGAATCAACGATGTGGTCAACGATTTGGTATGGGGATGGCCACTCTTGTTTCTGATTCTGGGAACAGGTGCATTTGTCATGGTGAGAACAGGTTTTGTACCAATCACCAAGTTTGGCTACGCCATGAAGCAGACGTTTTTCAAGATGTTTGCAAAGGAACAAGTCGGTGAAGGAGAAGTAACCGCGTTCCAGGCTGTTTCCACAGCACTGGCCGCCTCTGTCGGAACAGGGAATATTGCAGGTGTCGGTACTGCCATTGCTATAGGGGGACCGGGAGCCGTGTTCTGGATGTGGCTGGCAGCTGTCGTCGGGATGGCAACTAAATACGCCGAAGTGGTTTTATCCATAGAATACAGAGAAAAAACTGAAGATGGCCGCTACGTCGGAGGACCGATGTACTATCTCGAGACTGGAGCCAAGAAGAAATGGCTGGCCGTTCTGTTTGCGATTTTCGGAACAACTGCAACGTTTGGAATTGGAAATATGGTGCAGTCCAACTCTGTCGCTGATTCGCTGAACACGACTTTTAACATCGATCCGCTGATTACCGGGCTGGTCCTTGCTGTCGCTGTAGCACTGGTAACGATCGGTGGAATCAAGCAGATTGGTCGCGTCACATCTGTTTTAGTACCATTTATGGCCGCCGTTTATATTCTGGGTGGACTGCTTATTATCTTTTTAAATATTGAACTGGTTCCAGCTGCCTTCGGGGTTATTTTCCGGGACGCATTTACTGGCTCAGCAGCACTGGGTGGATTTGTAGGGTCAACGCTGACTATGGCTATCCGTTTCGGTATTGCTCGAGGAGTTTTCACTAACGAAGCTGGTCTGGGAAGTGCACCGATTGCCCATGCAGCAGCAACGACTGATCACCCGGTTAGACAGGGACTATGGGGAATCTTTGAAGTTTTCGCTGATACACTGGTCCTGTGTACAATCACCGCTCTGGTTATTGTCATGACAGGCGCCTGGGGAAGCGGTGAAGATGGCGCAGCACTCACAACAGTAGCGTTTGAAGAAGGAATGCCGTTTGGTGGGTATATCGTTACCTTCGGCCTGGTATTCTTCGCCTTCTCTACATTATTAGGCTGGTCTTATTACGGCGAGCGGTGCATGGAGTACCTGTTCGGGTCTAAATCGATAGTGATTTACCGACTGATCTTCATTCCACTGATTGTTGTCGGAGCTATTGGAGGCTTGAGAGCCGTATGGGCACTTGCGGACACGCTAAACGGACTGATGGCCATCCCTAACCTGATAGGCCTTCTCCTGCTGAGTCCAGTCGTCGTCAGACTGACCAAGAATTATTTCGGGAAAGACGGCATTTATAGAAATGAAAAACAAGGAAATGATTAA
- a CDS encoding recombinase family protein, with protein sequence MSGYIYGYARVSTQHQDLNRQLDLLAKQNCNEILTEKMTGTKSNRPELNRLKDKLRPGDTVVVESFFRLGRSTKDLIDLVTYFEEQDVKLVSLKENFDTTTPQGRLMMTVFQAFSQFERDLIVERTKEGLQSARARGRIGGRPRVNKRDIERAVKLYESKAYSGKEITEMTGISKATLYRYIKSKKK encoded by the coding sequence GTGAGCGGATATATCTACGGATACGCGCGCGTCAGCACGCAACACCAGGATCTGAATCGGCAGCTAGACTTGCTAGCGAAACAAAATTGCAACGAAATCTTGACGGAGAAAATGACAGGGACGAAGAGCAATCGTCCTGAGTTGAACCGTCTAAAGGATAAATTGCGACCTGGGGACACGGTGGTGGTGGAGAGCTTCTTCCGCTTGGGACGAAGCACCAAGGATCTGATTGACCTGGTCACCTACTTCGAGGAGCAGGACGTGAAGCTGGTCAGCCTGAAGGAGAACTTCGATACAACCACCCCGCAGGGGAGGCTCATGATGACCGTTTTCCAGGCCTTCAGCCAATTCGAGCGTGATTTGATTGTGGAGCGGACGAAAGAGGGGCTCCAGAGTGCCCGTGCCCGAGGTCGGATAGGCGGAAGACCACGTGTGAACAAACGTGATATTGAACGAGCCGTGAAACTGTATGAGAGCAAAGCGTATAGTGGCAAAGAGATTACAGAAATGACTGGTATCAGTAAAGCTACTCTCTATCGATATATAAAGAGTAAGAAAAAATAA